In Macadamia integrifolia cultivar HAES 741 chromosome 12, SCU_Mint_v3, whole genome shotgun sequence, the following are encoded in one genomic region:
- the LOC122058374 gene encoding NDR1/HIN1-like protein 3, translated as MAEAKQPHLNGAYYGPPIPPQTYHRPGRGPGLCCCGCCLLNCLLKIIFSIVLVLGIIVLVFWLVLRPNKIKFYVVDASLTEFNLTGNTLSYDLALNMTIRNPNKKIGVYYDRIEARAYYDDIMFGSTTLSPFYQGHKNTSMLSPSFKGDSQMSLDSQALSEYKTETSSGEYYVDVKLYLRVRFKIGKVKTSHMKPKVKCDLKVPLVSNRNSAGGFDTTKCHLDF; from the coding sequence ATGGCTGAAGCAAAGCAACCGCATTTGAATGGAGCTTACTACGGTCCTCCCATCCCACCCCAAACCTACCACAGGCCAGGCCGAGGCCCTGGCCTCTGCTGCTGCGGCTGTTGCCTCCTAAACTGCCTTCTCAAAATCATCTTTTCCATAGTCCTCGTCCTTGGCATCATCGTCCTCGTCTTTTGGCTTGTCCTGCGCCCTAACAAGATCAAATTCTACGTTGTAGATGCTTCTCTCACCGAATTCAATCTCACAGGTAACACTCTTAGTTACGACCTTGCCCTCAACATGACAATCAGAAACCCAAACAAGAAAATTGGTGTCTACTATGATAGAATCGAAGCTAGAGCTTACTATGATGATATAATGTTTGGTAGTACCACTTTGAGTCCTTTCTATCAAGGCCATAAGAATACTTCCATGCTTAGTCCTTCATTTAAAGGAGATTCTCAGATGAGTTTGGACAGTCAGGCACTGTCTGAGTACAAAACAGAGACGAGTTCTGGAGAGTACTATGTGGATGTGAAATTGTATCTGAGGGTGAGGTTTAAGATTGGAAAAGTTAAGACATCTCATATGAAGCCTAAGGTGAAGTGCGACTTGAAGGTTCCTCTTGTTTCTAATAGGAACTCTGCTGGTGGGTTCGATACCACCAAGTGCCACCTTGATTtctga
- the LOC122057535 gene encoding NDR1/HIN1-like protein 1 encodes MTVKQSETTLWCKRKDPIRAVFAACLALVILILFLILLIWLILRPTSPQFTLQDVTVYQFKVTSPNYLTSSIQVTISSRNPNDRIGIYYDKLDIFATYRDQQITLPVFLLPTYEGHKDITVWSPFISGNSVPIAPYLATALNEDQNAGFVLVNIKVLGKLRWRVGTWISGHYGINVNCPAYMRFGNPGSGAKIVAGSKYTLSQTCTTDI; translated from the coding sequence ATGACTGTGAAGCAATCTGAGACGACCCTATGGTGCAAGAGGAAGGATCCCATAAGGGCAGTCTTCGCGGCCTGCCTAGCCTTGGTGATATTAATTCTGTTCTTGATACTCCTGATATGGCTAATCCTAAGGCCCACAAGCCCTCAATTCACTCTCCAAGACGTGACGGTGTACCAATTCAAAGTTACCTCCCCCAACTACTTGACCTCCAGCATACAGGTCACCATATCGTCTCGAAATCCCAACGATAGGATCGGAATCTACTACGACAAGTTGGATATTTTCGCTACATATCGTGACCAGCAGATCACTCTCCCAGTTTTCTTACTCCCAACCTACGAGGGTCACAAGGATATCACCGTTTGGTCTCCGTTCATCTCCGGTAACTCTGTACCAATCGCTCCCTACCTCGCTACCGCACTGAATGAGGATCAGAACGCTGGGTTTGTATTGGTTAATATCAAGGTCTTGGGGAAGCTGAGATGGAGGGTGGGAACCTGGATCTCCGGTCATTATGGGATCAACGTTAACTGTCCTGCTTATATGAGATTTGGGAATCCCGGCTCGGGCGCCAAAATTGTCGCCGGTAGCAAGTACACGCTGTCACAGACTTGCACCACCGACATTTGA